Genomic window (Capsicum annuum cultivar UCD-10X-F1 chromosome 10, UCD10Xv1.1, whole genome shotgun sequence):
TGGCACCATGCTGTCCCCTGCTTAAACAATCACAACTAACAGCCTTGAGACAACCAACCCTGAGTACAAGGATTGGTTTCGTCAGGATAAATTGATCCAAAATGCTCTCATGGCCTCTGTAGATGCCACAATCGCACCCACAGTAGCTTCTGCTGTCAACTCCAAAGCCGCGTGGGATCAACTTCACACTTCCTTTCCAAGCAAATCGCAAACCCGCATCTTCAGCCTTCGTCACCATCTTAATCGAGTTAGTAAGGACAACAAATCCATTGCTGAATATATGCGAGAGATTCTCTCTCTCTGATGAACTCGCCACAGCAGGTTCACCCGTCAATAATGAAGAACTAGTGGTGAAAATACTGAGTGGACTCAGGTCAGAATTCCGCGAGATCTCTGCAGCCATACGGGCAAGGGACTCTCCTATTAGCTATGAAGAACTTTTTGACAAGCTTCTTGATCATGAACTTTTCCTCAAACATGAGGACCGCAAGAAGACTTCTACCCAGATCGCAGCAGCTGTTGCTCAACGAGTGCCAAATCCTCCATCAGCTCCATCAGCCCCACGCAACAATAGACACCCATCCAACAACAATAACTGGTGTCTCCAATACAAGTAGCCTAATCAAAGCACTCATTCTCAATATCCAACGGATAATTCCCAGTGGCGCAATCCAATGGATAATTCTCAGTGGCGTAACTTCCCACACCATTCATCACGAGTGCGTTATCAACTTTGTGACAAATTTGGGCATACAACAAATGTTTTCCGCTCTCGGTCCCATAACCACTTTGAAGCAAAAGTAAATTTTGCTGCGCACTCAACACTGAGTGAcccttggattcttgattcaggtGCTTCTCACCACATCACCTCGGATACCAACTCACTCCACAATGTTCAAGAATTCAAAGGTCTGGGCGCAGTGACAATGGGCAATGGTAATGTGATTCCAATTACTCAAACTGGAAATACTCACTTAACTGCATCAAATACTGCCTTCAAACTCTCTAGTATTTTGTGTGCTCCAGCTATCAAACGCAAACTCATTTCAGTTCATCAATTTTGCAAAGAAAATCTAACCTCCatagaattttttccttttacttttcttgtgAAGGATCTGACTACTGGAGCACCTCTTCTGCGTGGCCCGAATAAAGCAGGTCTCTATGAATGGCCGTCCATGACTCGACCAAACATCAACATTGCTATTGCTGGACCTTCCTTAAATCTATGGCATCGAAGATTGGGCCATCCCCACTCTCGAGTTTTGCTTTCCATTTTAAACAGTTCCCgtctttcatatttttcaaaagacAAGTTTACTTATTGTAATTCTTGTTGCTGCAGTAAAGCTCATAGATTTCCCTTTTATTTAAACACTTTGTCTAGCAAACATCCATTAGAAATAATTTACAATGATTTATGGGGTCTATCCCCTGTTCTCTCTATTGATAAAAAGCGCTACTATTGTCTATTTGTTGATCAGTACACCAAATACATTTGGTTGTACACAATGAAAAACAAACATGAAGTGCAAAAACACTTTCAAAGCTTACATCCTgtgcttgaaaaatattttggtcaCAAAATCCTCACACTTTACACTAATGGAGGCGAAGAATATAAAGTCATGTAACCATACCTTAATTCTAATGGCATACAACACCTTGTTTCTCCCCCCATACTCCTCAAAGGGTTGCCTTGGCTGAAAGACGTCATCGACACCTTATTGAGACTGTCAAAACGTTGCTTCATCAAGCAAGTCTGCCCTCCAATTTTTGGACATTTGCCTGCCATCAGGCTACCTTTCTCATTAATCGCCTGCCCACTGCCACTCTTGATAACAAGTCCCCATTTGAAGTTCTTTTCAACAAAACACCTGCTTATGACTCTCTCCGTACATTTGGATGTCTATGCTACCCATGGTTACGACCGTACACCCAAAATAAATTAGAACCATATTCCACACCTTGTGTTTATCTCGGTTTCTCCGTCACTCATCATTGCCATCAGAGTTTCGATCCCACCTGTTCTAAATTTTTCTCTCACGGGATGTAAAATTTTTAGAAGAAATTTTcccatttgaaaatattttttctcacttGAAACAaaacttttcatatttaaattGGGAAAACACCTTACAACATCAAAATCCAGATGTGGAAATTAGTTCTACCACTATTACTCTAGATCTCACCTCGCTTTCTCCCACTATTCCGTTCAGGCCAGGTGCATGCCAAAATACCTGCTCAGTTCGCACTGCGCAGGGAAATAACCCAGAGTCAGATCATTTCACCACTTCGGAATCAGGTAATCCTCAAACTACTTCCCTATCCCCTATTATTGATACCCAACCATCCCACTTCACATTTCAAAGACAACCCCCTACCCTCTCTGTGCATCCTCGCTCTCTACATCGCCGACCACCAGTTACACATGTCTATCAGCGTCGCCCAAAGCCATCATGATCCCTCCATGCTAACAGAGGTGCGAGCAGTTGCTCTCTTGACTTGCCTCCACCCACTGAACCCATAGTTCAAGTTCCACAAATAGAGCAAAATCGTGTAGTAACAAGGTCACAAAATAACATTGTCAAGCGACGAAAAATTGTTGACTACACTGCCCAAATAACCCAGTCTGTACTCACCATTTTACCTGTAACCcacaaacaagcacaaaaattATCATATTGGAGAGATGCTATGCAGGCTGAGTATGATGCACTAATAAAAAACCAAACTTGGGAGTTGGTTTCACCGGACCACACCAGAAATGTTGTTCCCTGCAAATGGTTGTTCCCAATCAAAACAAAGCCTGATGGCTCCATTGATAGGTACAAAGCGCGTTTGGTTGCAAAAGGGTTCACTCAAATACCTGGGGTTGATTTTCATAAAACGTACAGTCCAGTGGTTAAACCAACCACAATTCGGACCGTCCTCACCATCGTTGTACAAAAAAGTTGTCCCTTACATCAAATAGATGTCAACAATGCTTTTCTTCAAGGGAAGCTTCAGGAAGATGTCTATATGACCCAACCACCCGGGTATGAAAGTTCAGCACATCCAGACTATGTTTGTCATCTCAAAAAGGCTATCTACGGGCTGCGACAAGCTCCTAAAGCCTGGTATGATGCACTCACTGATTCTCTGATCCGAATGGGATTTCGTATGTCTGAATCTGATAATTTATTGTTTGTTCTACATAACTTGGGAGTAACTATGTATATACTAATATATGTGGACGACATCATACTCACGGGCAGCAATGAAACACTCCTTCAAGAAGTCATTTCTTCTCTTTCCAAACGATTTTCTCTTAAGTATCTTGGCTTACTGCACTATTTCTTGGGCATTGAGGTACACAGGGATGCCAATGGTTTGTTTCTTAGCCAATCTAAGTATATTCAAGAGGTGTTGCATGACACTCAAATGCAGGACTGCAAAGGCATTCAGTCTCCAATGAGTACATCTGAGGCACTACTGGTAGATGATGGAGCCCCTAAAACTGATGGCAAAGAGTATAGAAGTGTACTTGGTAAACTCCAGTACCTTTCCTTTACTAGACCGGATATCACATATTCGGTAAACAAGCTTACTCAGTTCAACAACTCTCTTTCTGTGGTTCACTGGAAGGCTGTTAAACGCATCCTTCGGTACCTCAAAGAAACATCCCAGAATGGTATTCATATTTCTCCACATCAGTCCACTGATCTTTATGCCTATGCTGACGTTGATTGGGCGGGTGATATTAATGATCGCCGCTCAATCTCTGGCTACATTGTTTTTCTAGGTACGACTCCTATTTCCTGGTGTTCTCGAAAGCAACCTACTGTCTCCTGATCCTCTACTGAGGCTGAGTATAGGGCAGTTGCCTCTGCCTTGTATGAAACAAACTGGATCACTCACTTGCTCAGGGATCTTCATGTGCCACTCTCTGTTGCACCTACTGTACTTTGTGATAATCTTGGGGTCATATACATTGCTGAAAACTTGGTACATCATACAAAAATGAAGCACCTCGAGGTCGATCTTCACTTTGTTCGCAATCAAGTTCGCAATGGCCTAGTTCGAGTATCACACATACACATCCACTCTACTGATCAAGTTGCAGATCCACTCACCAAACCATTGTCTAAGCTAGCCTTCCAGCGGATGCTACCCAAGTTAGGTGTTGTCTCGTCACACCTAACTTGAGGGGGGCATAATGGAGAATGTACTCCTGATTGATAACTGAGATATGGAAGATCAGTTTAGTGATTTAGAAGATCAGTTTAGTGATTTAGTTTCTACTTAGGAAAATATCACAATTCTTTATTAGTTGATTCTTTCCTTATTTGTTTTGTATTCtcttgtatatatacacatacatatcaaTGAAATCAATACAACTTCATCTTCATTCTCTACATTTATACCATATCCCAAAAGAGGATGCATCACTTGCACCAAAATCCGAGGTTATGGCGCGTCAGCTGCATTTGTTGTATCAATATGGGATTGAACTGAGACAACAACCTACAACGAACGAAAGTCATGGGAGATGGTAActctaccaaaaataaaaatacaataactgAGACACAAAGCTCGTCTTGTAGCAAAAGGTTATGCACAACAATATGGTGTTGATCTGAAAGAAATGTCTTCTCCGGTGACTTCATTTGCAACGGTTTGACTTGCAGACAGTGATGGCATTTGGTACTCAAGAGATTGCTAATTTAAGATTCTGCGAGTACACAGACAGTGATCGGGCAAGTTTCTTGGACGATAGACATAGTGTTTCGACAAATGATTTCGCTCCACGTTCATAAGTGATCATATGGAGTTATAAGATGCAAGCTACAGTGGCATTTTCGACCTCAGAGGCCAAGCGTGAGGGAGCATTGCGTTGTTTTTTGTTCGTCAACCATTTAATGGATCTGAATAGATGGACCGATTAAGATGTCGATTATCTGAAAACATTAGCAGTTTACCACTACTCATCCACTTCCACTGCTAACCGCCATCGGCCACCAAAACGCTTTTTATCTTTCTCATACACCACAAGAGGTAGaaaaagatcttaaaatccaaaagtAAGTCGATCCAAACACCATATATCGCCAACCACCGTCATCCTTCAccacctatgttgctcggactcttcaaaaatatcaatggGTGCATGTCGGATTCGCCAAAACTAGTATATTCTTAGAGAATCTGACACGGGTGAGGCATCAAAGGTAAACAGTCCCCAAAGCGGGACTGCCTGGCACGAATTCAGATCTTTAACAAGAGGTCTCGGGTTCGATCCTGGGGAATGAAATCTATCTTTGGTAGGTAGCACTTATTCCCAAAGCGATACTTCCTGGCACGAATTCAGATCAGTCAAGCCTCgacaccggatgggaaaccaaaagaaaaatgacaGCAAGCACATCTTCAATCATCAGAATATTTTGGTTTAGCACTTGTATAACATAGAATAAAGTTGTTGCTACTATTTGTTTTAACGGTAGGAAGGATAAGACGTTGAAGCTCAGATTCGGAGTAGTTTCAACataacaacgacaacaacatacccagtgtattctcacaaagtggggtctggggagggtaaagtgtacgcggtccataccactacctctgatgaaatagagaggctatttccgatagactcccggctcaggacagataacagtataacaaccAAAAAACATAGTTTTCGATGTAAAACAATGAGAATTTTACCCGCTGTCTTTGCAGCTATAGCTTCTTGATAGACATCAGTCACGAACAAAATCTCCGATGGATGATCTACCCCCAATGATGCTGTAATTTCATGGTaactttttgtttctttcttattCCTACAACAAGTAGAAGTAATTGAATTTACTGAACATGACGAGAAATCCAGATACCGATGAAATGTAGAAATTTACCCTACTGTCGTATCAAAAAATCCGCAGAGATATTTTCTCAGGTCACCATAGTTTGTGTAACCAAACAAAAGCCTTTGCGCCAATCTGCTGCCGCTTGAGTATATGTACACCTTAGGGACAAAACAGCTAGTCAGTTTCGCCAGCAGCTGGCGATATACAAGATTACAGACTTCGTAACACATTTTCAggataatgaagaagaaaaatgcaaATGCACTTAACGCAGCAAGCGGAAGCtgttaatacaacaacaactattactACGCCTCAGTCGCGAACAAGTTGGATCGACTATATGAATCCCCACTTCTTCATTTAAGCTCAactaatatcatcataatcataccCAAAAAAGTAAAAGATAAATTTATATGCATCTATAGTactgataataaaaaaaataatatttgacgttgcacccaaggatgtggcctagtggttcaatgaagtagGGTTGAGCACCATGGGGTCTCGAGTTCAATTCTCAATAGAGACAAACACGATTTCTTTCCATCTggtctagccttggtggacagagttacctgatacCTGTTGCTGGTGTTAGGTGgtaggtatcccgtggaattagtcgacaAAGTTACCTGATAATATTGGTAGTGGTAGGTGgtaggtatcccgtggaattagtcgacagagttacctgatacctgttgctagtgggaggtgacaggtatcctGTGGAATTAGTCAAGGTGCGCGCAAGCTGGTCCGGACACCGgagcagcccggtgcactaaagctaccgctatgagcggtgtccggggaagggccccaccacaaggatgtattgtacgcagccttacatTAGACGTTCTCCAACAAGTCTAGAACTTACTCTCAACAAGTAAATATAACCTATACGGATCTTTTTCTTCCATTGAGCCTTATCTATAGCTAAATCGACATTGATTCCAAAAATTTGTAGGTCTTTTGAGACAACTTCCTTCCATGAGATTTAGGCGAAAGCCACTAATGATAGAGAAATTCCTTTGATCGTAATCCAACATTACGTCTTCATTTGTAACTACAACTTTACGAAACTACAGCTCAGTAAAAGAGAGAGATGCACAAATGTGGAAACAATGGGAAAACGAGAGGAACCTTGACGCCTAAAGCAGCCCATCTCTCAAGCGCTTCGGGCACATCATTATAAACAACTCCCTCTAACTCGTTCTTTTTAAACCCCGTTTGCCATATATGTCCCTGCGTAACAGAATGTGAAGACAATCACAACTTGTAACGAACGTGTGTTGAAACTTTTCACAACTGATACGCTCACCTGTAACGCCTTTAAGGCAGTAATTTTTCGGTCAGCTTTAATCATTGCCTCGACATTTGTTACCAAAGCTGCGATTACCTCCTCCTTGCCAGCATCACTAGAGGGGATACGCACGGCACCAGCAACACCATTTTCCAAGTCTTCTTGTACCTGAAAGAAAAGTGTAACGGGGGCGAAATTCAAGTGGATAGAGCTCAGCTCGAGATCAACATATAGAAGAGGTTGCTAGAGCTCAGCTCGAGATAAACATATAACGAAATCTCATGTCAGAACAATTTTCTCAGAGAGTTGGCTTACTTGAGCTCGTAGTAGCTTAATATCGTCCTGTGTTTCTGCTGAATCATAAGTTGCATCCAAATGTCTCCCCACGTTATCACGAGCATAAGGAAAAAGAACATCCGTAACAAATGATATGGGCGTTGTGGTTCCTTCAATATCCAAAACGATGCACCGCTGCACCAAACGAGCAGTCATGCGACACAAAGTGGTGTCTaaagagggtagagtgtacgcatacCTTACCTCTACCTCTTGAAGGTAGAGAGGCTGTCTCCGAAAGACTCTCGGCTCAAGTTAATCAAATGAAAGTATCAACGGAAAGGAAAAACGGTAGTGAAGAAAAACAATGACAACTAATAGGAAAGCGATTCGGTGCAATATATGCAAGGAACCGTAACATCAACAACAAGGTGCGAACACCTAAACATAGTAAACAACAGACGATAACAGATACCAAAAGCACTTAGTTAGATGCATATGAGGCTAACTCAAAATCGTAAATTTCAAATGCTTACCCTTAATGGCTCAATGTCACCATTTGAAGCAAGAGCTCTTGCTTTCGCGGACAGCTTGACATTTCGAATGCTGCTTAAAGCACCATCGGAGTTACGAATGGGACCATGAGTTCGTGTAGTCGAGTCCAGTCCCAACTGATTAAGTTTAATCACAGCATCAAATAGGTAATGGTAACACTCAGCCTGGACGATAGGAGGTAGAGAGTGTTATTTTGATAGACCCTTGGTTCAAGACAAAAACAGCCAAGAAAAAGACGTAATGGAAGTACAATAGAGAATAGATATTAACAAAAACAACAGATAGCaacaaaaatcaaagaacaagaaactacaatcGCAGTATGGACACACTCCTACCTAGTAAGGGCATCAAGACAATGCGCTCGTATCTACTAACTTTCTATCCTAATTCATATCCTCCACACCGTCATACCCTCGATAAGCTGCAACTGCACcatgtcctgtctaatcacctctccccaatacTTAACTCGTTCGACCTCTCTACCTCTCCTGAATACATCCATAGCTAACCTCTCACAAAAAACGAGATGAGGTCGTAGAAAAATATGCCAAAGCTATCAGTCACTATCAGTTTTAGTGTCTAATAAATCTAATTCTTGCAAATTGAACTAGCACTAGCTAAAGTATAACACACAAAAATAGAAATTTAGTATGAAACATTCACAAGAATCTATGTTTAGCTCAATCTACGTTGCTCGAACCCTTCAAAAATGTCATTGGATTGCATGTCAGACCCTCCAAAAGTGCATTTTTCGAGGATCTAACTTGGGTACTGCAACGTTTTTGAACAGTTCGAGCAGACCACAACAAGAATCTATCTTTAGCTCAATTTAGCATAACTAATTGGGTAACCacaacctatgttgctcggactcttcaaaaatgtcattagGCGTGTGTCGAATCCTCCAAAAGTAGTACATTTTCCGAGGTTCTAACACGAGCTcaacaacatttttgaagagtctgatcAGACCACAACAAGAATCATGACAGCAATGACCAATGTTTAGACCAATAATGAAACTGGCACTAGCTAAAGTAGAACACAGAAAAAACATAAATGTACATTTGTTGAGGCTCTAACACGCGTGCGACAACATTTTTAAAGAGTCCGACCAAACTACAATACTAATCATAACAGTAATAACCAATTCTTTTTACCTTTAATAACAAAGGAGCACAATTAGCAAACTTGGGAGACTTATTATGTAGATAAGTTTTGGCCAATGGGACAGATAATACAAATCCATTTGAACACAACATACCAATAAGTTTATGGTTGAGAATTTGATTTATCCTTTGGCCTGTTTTatctttatatataaatatatatataatatttgaccAATAAGATGGACCTTCAAAAATCTTAGTAAACATGCACAATTAATCAAAAGTTCTGCTTATAAATTAGTACCCctaaactatgaccaaatttgctaagACACTCTCCAACTTCACGGGAATCATATTTTAGCATATTATTGTCAtactttttagctgacgtggcaccttttgtcaacctttttagctgacgtgacactttTGACATGggtcccattttatgtaataaaggtgtcacgtcagcaccAAAGGGCGAcaaaaaatacgctaaaattgagttcagggaaATAATAGGACCCTGTGAAATTGAAGTGTGTCGTAGCAGCTTTGGTCATAGTTCGGAAGGGTACTGGATGCTTATATCTAAATAAAAACATACTAGTTAGAATTTAGGTATGTTTGTTCATAGCACATAAATTCTACTACTTATAAGACAGACGTTCAAGACATTTTAATGCAATGAACTTGCCGAACTGATCGAAAGTTCTACTTTACGCTTGACCGTAAAGCAGACGTTCAGGACATTTCACTACATCACACTTGTTCAGTTTATAGACAAACGTTATAACTTATTTAACCGGAACCAATATTTAAGACCAGACATTTTGGAGGACAAAAATTCAAGATCGAACTTAATAAGTAGTTCCAAAACTACTGTCCAGCAAAAGAAAGCCCAGAGTTGGCCCAAAATACTCCACtagtttaatgaaaaatttagagaaaatactcaattacccgtctgaactatacccaaaaaggttaccctttaactaattaaaagtgtagttttgacactcttagtgcctacgtggtacaacacactgaagtgtccacgtaggcactaagaatatcaaaattacacttttaattagttcaggggtaataggatccgCTTTTAAGTTGAGGTATGTCATACCCTTTTTGGCTATTGTTCGGGGGGTAATtggatattttcttaaaaattaacataaacaTACCCCTTAACTTATCATATACACAAATCTCTACCCTTACAAGTAACTACAAAAATCTCAATTAATTATGCATCTTTGGCGGCTGTAttggagctaattatgtatctcgacgcacctaaaatcaaaaaaaagtatatctttattggatgtattatgtatctcgatagatcaAAAATCGAAAAAGGTGTATCGagagataattatgtatttttacaaaggaaaaaatgtatcgtCAATGGATGTATCGatagctaattatgtatctcgaaagattcaaaattgagatttttagtaattatgcaaaattacaaaatgtcaaaattttaattaaatcccAA
Coding sequences:
- the LOC107845758 gene encoding probable bifunctional methylthioribulose-1-phosphate dehydratase/enolase-phosphatase E1 1, with the translated sequence MLCSNGFVLSVPLAKTYLHNKSPKFANCAPLLLKAECYHYLFDAVIKLNQLGLDSTTRTHGPIRNSDGALSSIRNVKLSAKARALASNGDIEPLRRCIVLDIEGTTTPISFVTDVLFPYARDNVGRHLDATYDSAETQDDIKLLRAQVQEDLENGVAGAVRIPSSDAGKEEVIAALVTNVEAMIKADRKITALKALQGHIWQTGFKKNELEGVVYNDVPEALERWAALGVKVYIYSSGSRLAQRLLFGYTNYGDLRKYLCGFFDTTVGNKKETKSYHEITASLGVDHPSEILFVTDVYQEAIAAKTAGLEVIISVRPGNGPLPDNHGFRTIKSFSEI